One stretch of Hemibagrus wyckioides isolate EC202008001 linkage group LG01, SWU_Hwy_1.0, whole genome shotgun sequence DNA includes these proteins:
- the LOC131359300 gene encoding uncharacterized protein LOC131359300 isoform X1: MMMKASICSLIQVIQKKKQIPFRLSMWLKQMKIHLNIHNGEGHGSDQSSEKTEDLLIKIFTMMILSWQATFKISDNAITTLLLCIRQFMVIIGNVLCVHILTAFASNIPKTLSSLRKWTGIIRDNFVQYVVCPKCMVIYTLSDTYKVKRDGTKVCKSCSHIPFYKHPQKRSAQKKKCGSALLRNVKSSSRKEFLYPILPYCYKSVRQCLEALVKTPAFLEKCEEWQLRKMPEGVLGDVYDGQVRKDYQYVNGEPFLADPNNLAMMLNVDWFQPFKNAPYSVEAIYLVILKLPLEEHFKEENMVLVGLIPGPKEPSLTMNSFLDPLVDELQELWSGVILEDSSFIGYQVYRVALLCLASDIPATQKCGGFVGHGAYKGKLNIQTHAL, translated from the exons atgatgatgaaagcaTCCATCTGTTCCTTGATTCAAGTGATTCAGAAGAAGAAGCAAATACCTTTCAG GTTGAGTATGTGGCTGAAGCAGATGAAGATACATCTGAACATACACAATGGAGAGGGACATGGAAGTGATCAGTCTTCAGAAAAAACAGAAGACTTACTGATAAAGATTTTCACCATGATGATTTTGTCCTGGCAAGCAACTTTCAAGATTTCTGACAATGCCATCACAACACTTCTTCTGTGCATAAGGCAGTTCATGGTGATAATTGGAAAtgttctctgtgttcatatACTCACTGCATTTGCAAGCAATATTCCAAAGACTTTATCCTCTCTGAGGAAATGGACAGGTATTATTCGTGATAATTTTGTACAATATGTGGTTTGTCCAAAATGTATGGTAATATACACACTATCTGACACCTATAAGGTCAAACGGGATGGTACAAAGGTGTGCAAGTCTTGTAGTCACATCCCATTCTACAAACACCCACAGAAAAGATCTGCACAAAAGAAGAAATGTGGTTCTGCCTTGCTAAGAAATGTAAAGTCTTCCAGCAGGAAAGAGTTTTTATATCCAATACTGCCTTACTGTTACAAGAGTGTTAGACAGTGTCTGGAAGCTCTTGTTAAAACACCTGCATTTCTGGAAAAATGTGAAGAATGGCAACTGAGGAAAATGCCTGAGGGTGTGTTAGGAGATGTATATGATGGACAAGTACGGAAAGATTACCAGTATGTGAATGGAGAACCATTCTTAGCTGACCCAAATAATCTAGCAATGATGCTCAATGTGGACTGGTTTCAACCTTTTAAAAATGCACCATATTCAGTTGAAGCCATCTACTTGGTCATTTTGAAATTGCCTCTTGAAGAACATTTTAAGGAAGAAAATATGGTTCTTGTTGGACTAATACCTGGCCCAAAAGAGCCATCACTAACAATGAATTCATTCTTAGACCCACTGGTTGATGAGCTCCAAGAACTCTGGAGTGGCGTAATTTTGGAAGACAGTTCTTTTATAGGATATCAGGTTTACAGAGTAGCTCTGCT
- the LOC131359300 gene encoding C-C chemokine receptor type 5-like isoform X2 produces the protein MATISPNMTSEDYSSDNALNSSEEYQLCNNSNAMAFGRVFLPTLYSIVFIVGFIGNSLVLCVLVKYHKRSNMSDVCLFNLALSDLFFLLSLPFWAHYAAITQWTTGRFMCHAVTALYLLGFYGSIFFMILMTIDRYAVIVHTYNSLLSKHRSVRASIALVLFMWTLSLGASLPNIMFSQVKNESNRWTCSVEYPEGKVWTSFIYIELNILGLIIPLSVMLFCYSRIITILMTMKSKKKHNAIRLLLVLVSVFFIFWTPYNIVIFLRFLHQLGYMNTCQWYKDLNMAMQWVESIAFTHCCLNPIIYAFVGQRFRNLFLKILREWFPLCFSQCPTGIIQLPETRNFSSSSMISSTKTVRPKGGKRATFEM, from the exons ATGGCAACGATTTCCCCCAACATGACAT CTGAAGACTACTCCTCCGACAATGCTCTAAATTCTAGTGAGGAGTACCAGCTCTGCAACAACAGCAATGCAATGGCCTTTGGCAGAGTCTTCCTCCCTACACTCTACAGCATTGTCTTCATTGTGGGGTTCATAGGCAACAGCCTAGTGTTGTGTGTCCTGGTCAAGTACCACAAACGATCCAACATGTCAGATGTGTGCCTCTTCAATCTGGCCCTTTCAGatctcttcttccttctctcaTTGCCTTTCTGGGCTCATTATGCCGCCATCACTCAATGGACTACTGGGAGATTCATGTGCCATGCAGTGACGGCGCTCTACTTGCTGGGATTCTATGGAAGTATCTTCTTCATGATCCTCATGACCATAGACCGCTATGCAGTCATTGTCCACACCTATAACTCCCTCTTATCCAAGCACCGGTCTGTCAGAGCTAGCATAGCTTTGGTTTTGTTTATGTGGACACTTAGCCTTGGAGCTTCTCTGCCAAACATCATGTTCTCACAAGTGAAGAATGAATCAAATAGATGGACATGCAGTGTGGAATATCCAGAAGGAAAGGTATGGACATCATTCATTTACATCGAGCTGAACATCCTCGGCTTAATTATTCCTCTCTCAGTGATGTTGTTCTGCTACTCACGTATCATCACCATTTTAATGACCATGAAGTCTAAGAAGAAACACAACGCTATCAGGCTCTTGCTGGTCTTGGTCAGtgttttcttcatcttctgGACGCCTTACAACATCGTCATCTTCCTGAGGTTCCTGCATCAACTGGGTTATATGAACACCTGTCAGTGGTATAAGGACCTGAACATGGCTATGCAGTGGGTGGAAAGCATAGCATTCACTCACTGCTGCCTCAACCCCATCATCTATGCCTTTGTGGGGCAGAGATTTAggaatttatttctaaagatCCTGAGAGAGTGGTTTCCTCTTTGCTTTAGCCAGTGCCCAACAGGTATCATTCAGTTACCAGAAACGAGAAACTTCTCAAGCTCCTCAATGATTTCCAGCACAAAAACTGTTCGGCCAAAAGGGGGCAAAAGGGCAACATTTGAAATGTAG